The following coding sequences lie in one Rutidosis leptorrhynchoides isolate AG116_Rl617_1_P2 chromosome 6, CSIRO_AGI_Rlap_v1, whole genome shotgun sequence genomic window:
- the LOC139852315 gene encoding large ribosomal subunit protein uL13w — translation MVSGSGICTKEVVVDARHHMLGRLSSIIAKELLNGQRVTIVRCEEICLSGGLVRQKMKYLRFLRKRMNTKPSHGPIHFRAPSKILWRTIRGMIPHKTKRGAAALAKLKAYEGVPTPYNRKKRMVIPDALKVLRLTAGHKFCLLGQLSSEVGWNHYDTIKDLEKKRKEKAQVVYERKKQLNKLRAKAEKAAEEKLGSQLEILAPVTY, via the exons ATGGTATCTGGATCGGGTATATGCACCAAAGAGGTGGTGGTTGATGCTCGCCACCACATGCTCGGCCGATTATCTTCCATTATCGCCAAAGAATTACTCAACGGTCAGCGAGTTACGATCGTCCGATGCGAAGAAATATGTCTTTCCGGCGGACTTGTTCGTCAGAAAATGAAGTATCTTCGTTTTCTTCGTAAGCGTATGAACACGAAACCCTCGCATGGTCCGATTCATTTCCGTGCTCCTTCTAAGATCCTTTGGCGTACCATCAGAGG GATGATTCCCCACAAGACGAAGCGTGGAGCAGCTGCACTCGCAAAGTTGAAGGCTTATGAAGGAGTTCCTACTCCGTACAACAGGAAGAAAAGGATGGTGATCCCTGATGCTCTCAA GGTTTTGAGACTTACTGCTGGACACAAGTTCTGCTTGTTGGGACAATTATCATCTGAGGTTGGATGGAATCACTATGATACCATCAAG GATCTTGAGAAGAAGAGGAAAGAGAAGGCTCAGGTGGTGTATGAGAGGAAGAAGCAGCTCAACAAGTTGCGCGCTAAGGCAGAGAAGGCAGCTGAAGAGAAACTTGGCTCGCAACTTGAGATCCTTGCTCCCGTTACCTACTAA